Below is a window of Micromonospora chersina DNA.
TTGATCGGCGCGTTGGCCGCCTGCCAGGCCATGATGCCGCCGTCCAGGACCTTGAGGTTGGGCAGGCCGACGCCGGCGAGGGCCTGCTCGGCCTGGGTGGCGCGGGCGCCCGAGCGACAGACCAGCACGACGTCCTCGTCGAGGTGGTTGCGCAGCTCCTCGCGGTGCTCCTTGAGCAGGTCCAGCGGCACGTTGTAGGAGCCGGGGATGTGGGACGTCTCGAACTCCGCCGGGGTACGCACGTCCAGCAGGCGCGGCGCGTGGCCGGCGTCGATCAGCTCCCGCAGGCTGACGGCGTCGAGGGTGGCGGGGCGGGCGGTCTCCGAAGTGCTCATTTCTCCTCTTCCTGCGCAAAGCGCCACGGTTGATGGCGCGGGGATACCGGCCGGCGCCGGGGTGGCGCCGGCCGGGTCGTGCTCATGGGGTCAGGCTTCGGTGACGATCTCCAGGCCGGCGGCCGCGGCCCGGCCGAACATGTCGTCGATGACGACTACCGTGCGGCCGGCGTTGGTGAGCAGTGATGCCGCGGCGGTGGCGCGGTAGCCGGATCCGCAGTGCACCCAGATGGCGCCGGGCGGCACGTCGGCCAGTCGTGTGGGCAGGTCGGGCAGCGGGATGTGTACCGCGCCGGCGATGTGGCCGGCCTTCCATTCGTTTGTCATGCGTACGTCGAGGACCACGTCGGGGGCGGGCAGGCCGCCGGGCGCGTTCCCCGCACGGGCCGCCGCGAGGGCCGGGAAGTCCGCCATGGACAGCTCCCGGAGCTGCCCCGGCTCGTCCGTCCACTGCTCAACCCCGCCGGCAGCCTGGGCGGCCGGGCGGTCGATGCCGATGCGGACCAGCTCACGCTGGGCGTCGGCGACCTGCTGCGGGGTGTCGGCGAGCAGGGTGATGGGGGTGCCCCAGTCGATGAGCCAGCCGAGCCAGGTCGCCATCGGCCCGTCCAGGCCGAGGCTGACGGTGCCGGCGAGGTGTGCGGTGGCGTAGGCCTTGCGGTGGCGTAGGTCGACCACCCACTGCCCGGCGGCGATGCGCTCGCGCAGTTCGCCGGCGTCGGCGCGGGTCACCGGGGTGAGGTCCACCGGGGCGGGGCCGGCGGTGTTCGCCACCCCCATGTGGGCGTAGTACGCGGGGTAGGCGTCGAGGTCGGCGAGGGTTTCGGTGACGAACTGCTCGGCGGCCAGCCGCAGCACCGGGTTCTTCGCCTTCTCCCGGCCGATCGTCGACTCGGGGGCATCGGCCTGGCTGGCGGAGCAGAAGCTGCCGAACCCGTGTGTCGGCCACACCTGGGCGCCGTCGGGCAGCAGGTCCGCCAGCCGTTTGGCCGAGGCGTGCTGCTGGTGGGCCAGTTCGTGGGCGTGCCGGCCCCCGAGCAGATCGGTGCGGCCCGTCGTGCCGAACAACAGCGATCCGCCGGTGAACACCCCGACGGCCTGCCAGCCGCCGCCGGTGGCCTCGTCGAGGACGTACGACAGGTGGTGGAAGGTGTGACCCGGCGTGCCGACCACCCGCAAACGCACCGAGTCCGACACGGCCACCTGGTCGCCGTCGGAGACCGGCACACGCTCGAAGCCCACCTCGTCCGCGGCCGCCACCAGATAGCGGGCCCCGGTCACCCGGGCCAGCTCCAGACCGCCGGAGACGTAGTCGTTATGGATATGCGTCTCCACCACATGCGCGATCCGCACACCCTTCACACCAGCCAGGTACAGCACCCGGTCGATGTCCCGCTGCGGATCGACCACGATCGCCACCTGCCCGTCCGAAGCCAGATAGCTCCGGTCACCCAACGACGACGTCGCGATCACCGAAACCTCGACTGCCATGCGCCCTGCTCCTTCCGATGTCTCGCAAAACCTATATACCCCGGGGGGTATGTGGAAAAGACACTGCGACCCCGGTCTCAAGCGGCCGCCACTCACGCCGCGGCGACGCGGTGCGAGTGGCGCCGGACCTGTCTCAGGCGAGAGCCAGGAAGAGCTTCTCCAGCTCCTCCTCGGTCATCTCCGGCTCCTCGCCCCGGTCACGCGCGGCCCCGCAGTGCCGCATGCCCGATGCGATGATCTTGTAGCCCGCACGGTCGATCGCCTTCGACACGGCGGCGAGCTGGGTCAGGGCCTCGCGGCAGTCCTGACCGCTCTCCATCATCTCGATGACCGCGTTGAGCTGCCCGCGGGCCCGCTTGAGCCGGGTCAGCGCATCCGACGTCATCTCCGGTCGAAGCTTCATCGGCACCTCCTGTCAACAGGATACCCCGGGGGGTACCCACCTCGCACGGGGATACCCCCACGGGTATCGTCAACCCTACCGGCGCGAGGCGCATTCCCCAGCCGAGCCGGCCCGGCCCCGCCGCAGCGGGGCGGCTTTTGCCGAATCACCCACGCCGGTCGCGTCACGGCCGGCACCATCTCACCTGAGGGAGAGCAGAGAGCATGAGCTACGCGATCACCGTCCGGCTGCCCGCCGGGTTCGCTCCGACCGTCGAGCGGGTCCGGGCGGCACTGAAGGAACAGGGCTTCGGCGTGCTGACCGAGATCGACATGCGGTCGACGCTGCGCGAGAAGCTCGGGGTCGAGATCGAGGACTACGTGATCCTGGGCGCCTGCAACCCGCCGCTGGCCCACCGGGCCGTGGAGGCCGACCGGAACATCGGCCTGCTCCTGCCCTGCAACGTCGTGGTACGCGCCGACGGCCCGGACGCCACGCTCGTGCAGGCGCTCGATCCCCAGGTGATGGTGCGGTTGAGTGATGCGCCCGACCTCCAGGGGGTCGCCGACGAGGCGACCCGGCGGCTGCGGACGGCCCTGGACGCGCTGTCGGGCTGAGACCCGGCATGGACGGACATCCGTCGCGGTCGCCGGGGCGGGAATGCCCCGCCGGCGCGGCGCGCTATGGTCGACATAGATACCCCCCGGGGTATGTCGATCTGGAGGATGAGATGCACGAGGTGAACCTGGCGGACTTCGCCGCCGCACACGCCGAAGGCGCCGCCGTGGTGGACGTCCGGGAACCGTTCGAATACGCCGCGGGCCACGTGCCCGGGGCCCGCTCGGTGCCGCTCGCGCAACTGCCCGCGGTGGTCGGGGATCTCCCCCGCAACCGTCCGGTCTACGTCATCTGCGCCAGCGGCAACCGCAGCCTGGCGGCCGCGCAGTTCCTGGCACGCGCCGGCATCGAGGCCCGGTCCGTCGCCGGCGGAACCGGCGAATGGCTCCGCACCGGCCGCACCGTCGCGACCGGCGCGGACGCCTGAACCCCCCGCCGGCCCACCTGAGCCGGCCCGCCCAGACGGGCGCCCGCGCACCAGAGACCCCGGGGAGCATGGGCCTGTTGCATACCCCCGGGGGTATAAGGTCACATCGTCTGAAGGAGTTCGCACATGCTGTTCACCCAGTACTACCTCGACTGCCTGTCCCAGGCCTCGTACCTGATCGCCGACGAACGCACCGGCCGCGCCGTGCTTGTCGACCCGCGCCGCGACATCGGCGAGTACCTGGCCGACGCCCGGTCGCACGGCCTGACCATCGAGGGCGTCATCAACACGCACTTCCACGCGGACTTCCTCGCCGGCCACCTCGAGGTCGCGGACGCGACCGGCGCGTGGATCGGCTACGGCCGCCGCGCCGAGACCGAGTACCCGATCCGCAAGCTCGCCGACGGTGAGCGGATCGGCCTCGGCGACGTCACCCTGGAGATCATGGAGACTCCGGGCCACACCCCGGAGTCGATCAGCGTGCTGGTGTACGAGCACACCGGCGACACCGTGCCGTACGGCGTGCTGACCGGTGACGCCCTGTTCATCGGCGACGTCGGCCGTCCCGACCTGCTCGCTTCCTTCGGCGTCACCGCCGACGAACTCGGCGCCATGCTCTACGACAGCGTGCAGCGCAAGCTGATGAGCCTGCCCGACGAGGTGCGCGTCTTCCCGGCCCACGGCGCCGGCTCCGCCTGCGGCAAGAACCTCTCCACCGAGCGGCAGTCCACCATCGGCGAGCAGCGCCGCACCAACTACGCCTGCGCGCCCATGAGCCAGGACCAGTTCCTCGCGCTGGTCACCGGCGGCCAGCCGTCGGCGCCGGGCTACTTCGCCTTCGACGCCGTACTCAACCGCAAGGCACGCCAACTGTTCGACTCCGACGCGGCCGCCCGCCCGCTGGCCACCGCCGAGTTCGCCCGCGCCCGCGCCGGGGGCGCCGTCGTCGTCGACGCCCGCGACCCGCAGGAGTACGCCGCCGGGCACGTGGTCGGGTCGATCAACATCCCGGCCGACGGCCGCTTCGCCGAGACCGCCGGCAGCGTGGTCGCCCCGGACCGCGCGGTGCTCGTGGTGGCACCGCACGATCGGGAGGAGGAGATCGTCGTACGGCTCGCCCGGATCGGCTTCGACCGGGTGGCCGGTTACCTCCGCGACGCCGAGACCGCGCTGGTCGAGCTGGCGGCCGAGATGACCCCGGCCAGCCGCCTCACCGCCACGGAGCTGCGCGACAGGCTCGACGGCGCCGAGCCGCCGGTGGTCCTCGATGTGCGCAACGCCGGGGAACGTGACCAGGGCGTCGTCCCCGGGTCGCTGCACATTCCCCTCGCGGAGCTGACCCGCCGCCTCGACGAGGTGCCGGCGGACCGGCCGGTGGTCGTGCACTGCGCCGGCGGCTACCGCTCCTCGGTCGCCGCCAGCCTGCTGCGCAACGCGGGCCGGCAGGACGTCTCCGACCTGCTCGGCGGCTACGGCGCCTGGCAGACGATGCTCGACCCGGCCGCCGCCTGAGCCGAGCGGCCGAGATCCCCGGGGACGGGTGACCGCGGGCACCCCCTGCGGTCGCCTGTCCCCTCGTCGCCCCGGAGAGCACGGAGGGATTCGTGACCACGTCGGCACTTCGGCTGGGCCTGCGGGCCAACGCCGCCCAGTTCACCCTGCTCGTCGCGGTCAACGCCCTCGTCGGCGGGCTGCTCGGCTCCGAGCGCACCGTCCTGCCCCTGCTCGCCGAGCGGGAATTCGACCTGACCGCGTACACCGCGGCGCTGACGTACATCCTCGCCTTCGGTGCGACCAAGGCCGTGACCAACTTCCTCGCCGGCGCCCTGTCCGACAGGTACGGACGCAAGCCGGTCCTGATCGCCGGGTGGCTCGCCGCCATCCCCGTACCCCTGATGATCATCTGGGCGCCGTCCTGGGGATGGGTGGTCGGCGCGAACGTCCTGCTCGGGGTCAGCCAGGGCCTGGCCTGGTCCACCACGGTCATCATGAAGATCGACCTCGCCGGTCCCGCTCGACGGGGACTGGCCATGGGGCTCAACGAAGCGGCCGGCTACCTGGCCGTGGCCACCACGGCCCTGGCCACCGGCTGGCTCGCGGCCGCGCACGGGCTGCGTCCCGTCCCGTTCCTGCTCGCCCTCGCCTACGCCGGCCTCGGCCTCGGCCTGTCCCTCGCCTCCGTCCGCGA
It encodes the following:
- a CDS encoding rhodanese-like domain-containing protein codes for the protein MSTSETARPATLDAVSLRELIDAGHAPRLLDVRTPAEFETSHIPGSYNVPLDLLKEHREELRNHLDEDVVLVCRSGARATQAEQALAGVGLPNLKVLDGGIMAWQAANAPIKRGAPRWDLERQVRLVAGSIVLASVLGSVFVPQLKWVAGFIGAGLTFAAVTNTCAMGMMLGKLPYNRGASCDLDTIVGQLRETGGRA
- a CDS encoding MBL fold metallo-hydrolase codes for the protein MAVEVSVIATSSLGDRSYLASDGQVAIVVDPQRDIDRVLYLAGVKGVRIAHVVETHIHNDYVSGGLELARVTGARYLVAAADEVGFERVPVSDGDQVAVSDSVRLRVVGTPGHTFHHLSYVLDEATGGGWQAVGVFTGGSLLFGTTGRTDLLGGRHAHELAHQQHASAKRLADLLPDGAQVWPTHGFGSFCSASQADAPESTIGREKAKNPVLRLAAEQFVTETLADLDAYPAYYAHMGVANTAGPAPVDLTPVTRADAGELRERIAAGQWVVDLRHRKAYATAHLAGTVSLGLDGPMATWLGWLIDWGTPITLLADTPQQVADAQRELVRIGIDRPAAQAAGGVEQWTDEPGQLRELSMADFPALAAARAGNAPGGLPAPDVVLDVRMTNEWKAGHIAGAVHIPLPDLPTRLADVPPGAIWVHCGSGYRATAAASLLTNAGRTVVVIDDMFGRAAAAGLEIVTEA
- a CDS encoding metal-sensitive transcriptional regulator, whose product is MKLRPEMTSDALTRLKRARGQLNAVIEMMESGQDCREALTQLAAVSKAIDRAGYKIIASGMRHCGAARDRGEEPEMTEEELEKLFLALA
- a CDS encoding DUF302 domain-containing protein codes for the protein MSYAITVRLPAGFAPTVERVRAALKEQGFGVLTEIDMRSTLREKLGVEIEDYVILGACNPPLAHRAVEADRNIGLLLPCNVVVRADGPDATLVQALDPQVMVRLSDAPDLQGVADEATRRLRTALDALSG
- a CDS encoding rhodanese-like domain-containing protein codes for the protein MHEVNLADFAAAHAEGAAVVDVREPFEYAAGHVPGARSVPLAQLPAVVGDLPRNRPVYVICASGNRSLAAAQFLARAGIEARSVAGGTGEWLRTGRTVATGADA
- a CDS encoding MBL fold metallo-hydrolase, producing MLFTQYYLDCLSQASYLIADERTGRAVLVDPRRDIGEYLADARSHGLTIEGVINTHFHADFLAGHLEVADATGAWIGYGRRAETEYPIRKLADGERIGLGDVTLEIMETPGHTPESISVLVYEHTGDTVPYGVLTGDALFIGDVGRPDLLASFGVTADELGAMLYDSVQRKLMSLPDEVRVFPAHGAGSACGKNLSTERQSTIGEQRRTNYACAPMSQDQFLALVTGGQPSAPGYFAFDAVLNRKARQLFDSDAAARPLATAEFARARAGGAVVVDARDPQEYAAGHVVGSINIPADGRFAETAGSVVAPDRAVLVVAPHDREEEIVVRLARIGFDRVAGYLRDAETALVELAAEMTPASRLTATELRDRLDGAEPPVVLDVRNAGERDQGVVPGSLHIPLAELTRRLDEVPADRPVVVHCAGGYRSSVAASLLRNAGRQDVSDLLGGYGAWQTMLDPAAA